One Gimesia aquarii DNA segment encodes these proteins:
- a CDS encoding DnaA ATPase domain-containing protein, producing MSRAVKQQQSMSVKPFKILKEYQYAHTAISELLHEIDTPDPQLVYLYGPSGCGKTALMTSILPEFIELHPGLSLKLITASEFAAKFAAASTNNRIPEFQRKFRSLDLLILEDIQSLANRVQTQRELLSLLDEIMKQGGRVLISSTNPPGELLHFQKKLVNRFHGGVCALISPLKYQSRLELLTFWANFEQIHIQKKELSSIAHKKAISPRELYALLTQLQTVSHINQEPINSQFVKQYLEGNIETPKTSISKISKAVCREFKTSLQEIRSANRSQQIVIPRQCAMFLSRELTKESLAKIADYFNRKNHSTVIHAYRQIQRDLKKSPGLRQQVSRIKQRLGIYLF from the coding sequence ATGTCAAGAGCCGTAAAACAACAGCAATCCATGTCTGTTAAACCATTTAAGATCTTAAAAGAATACCAATACGCGCACACAGCGATTAGCGAATTATTACACGAAATTGATACCCCCGATCCGCAATTAGTTTATCTCTATGGACCTTCCGGGTGTGGAAAAACGGCTCTGATGACAAGCATTTTGCCGGAATTCATCGAACTTCATCCTGGATTATCGCTCAAACTGATTACTGCCAGCGAGTTTGCCGCTAAGTTTGCTGCTGCTTCTACGAACAATCGTATTCCTGAATTCCAAAGAAAATTCCGTTCACTTGACCTGCTCATTCTTGAAGATATCCAAAGTTTAGCAAATCGTGTTCAAACTCAGCGGGAATTATTGAGTTTGTTAGACGAAATTATGAAACAGGGTGGAAGAGTCCTGATTTCTTCTACGAATCCACCAGGAGAACTACTTCATTTTCAAAAGAAACTTGTAAACCGATTTCATGGCGGAGTCTGTGCATTAATCAGTCCCTTAAAATATCAAAGCCGGCTGGAATTATTGACCTTCTGGGCTAACTTCGAACAGATTCACATTCAGAAAAAAGAGCTTTCCTCAATTGCCCATAAAAAAGCGATCTCTCCACGCGAGTTATACGCACTATTAACTCAGCTCCAGACCGTGAGTCATATTAATCAAGAACCAATCAACTCACAGTTTGTGAAACAGTATCTGGAAGGAAACATAGAAACACCCAAAACGAGTATCTCAAAAATATCAAAGGCCGTTTGTCGTGAATTTAAAACCAGCTTGCAAGAAATTCGCTCCGCGAATCGCTCTCAACAAATCGTTATTCCCAGACAGTGCGCCATGTTCTTGTCGAGAGAACTGACTAAGGAATCATTAGCAAAAATTGCTGATTATTTTAATCGAAAGAACCACAGCACGGTTATTCATGCTTACCGTCAAATTCAACGCGATCTTAAAAAATCACCAGGATTACGACAACAAGTATCTCGCATCAAGCAACGACTTGGGATATACCTTTTTTAA
- the dnaN gene encoding DNA polymerase III subunit beta, with amino-acid sequence MKLSCSRSTLLSGFQMIGSVISSRSPKEILKCAKLEAGDGKATLSGTDLEVSIRFDFEEVEVMVPGEILLSVHELVAILREASTDSVEIELKKDDGADQDYILIQAGKSEFRLSVNDPSEFPSVESFSESNFFELPIQSFREMIRRTVFATDPESTRYALGGVLFDVENVKLTLAATDGRRLAMVESACTYQGEEAYQNNRPVIPAKAMSLIEKTLIGDEGSIQIAIRANDVIVKSGRSTIFGRLVEGRFPKYRDVIPPEPTYNIDLEVGTFYGAARQAQIVTDVETRGVDFIFANGLLTLKSVAASVGESKVEIPIPFEGDEIVITFDVRYLADFLKILDSAAHIRLQLIDSDSAAVLKTDDGYTYVIMPLSQAR; translated from the coding sequence ATGAAGCTCAGTTGCTCACGGTCCACGCTGCTCTCTGGTTTCCAAATGATTGGAAGCGTCATTAGTTCCCGTTCGCCGAAAGAAATCTTAAAGTGTGCTAAACTCGAAGCAGGCGATGGTAAAGCAACCTTAAGTGGAACTGACTTGGAAGTTAGTATTCGATTTGACTTTGAAGAAGTTGAAGTGATGGTACCCGGCGAGATTTTGCTATCAGTTCACGAATTGGTTGCTATCTTACGCGAAGCATCAACCGATTCTGTAGAAATTGAGCTGAAAAAGGATGATGGTGCAGATCAGGATTACATCTTGATTCAGGCAGGAAAAAGTGAGTTTCGCCTTTCAGTGAATGATCCTTCTGAGTTCCCCTCTGTAGAATCATTTAGCGAATCGAACTTTTTCGAACTTCCTATTCAATCATTTCGTGAAATGATTCGACGCACGGTATTTGCCACGGATCCGGAAAGCACCAGATATGCCCTGGGAGGTGTATTATTTGATGTTGAAAATGTTAAATTAACGCTCGCTGCTACCGATGGTCGTCGACTAGCCATGGTAGAGTCGGCGTGTACTTATCAAGGAGAAGAAGCATACCAGAATAATCGTCCTGTCATTCCTGCTAAAGCGATGTCACTGATTGAGAAAACCTTAATTGGTGATGAGGGAAGTATTCAGATTGCCATTCGTGCCAATGATGTCATCGTAAAAAGTGGCCGTTCTACAATTTTTGGCAGACTCGTCGAAGGAAGATTCCCCAAATACCGTGATGTCATTCCACCCGAGCCAACCTACAATATTGATTTGGAAGTGGGGACATTTTATGGGGCCGCACGTCAGGCTCAGATCGTAACGGATGTGGAAACACGGGGCGTAGATTTTATTTTTGCTAATGGTTTGTTGACGTTGAAAAGTGTTGCCGCTTCTGTGGGTGAATCAAAGGTTGAAATTCCCATTCCGTTCGAAGGTGACGAAATCGTGATTACGTTTGATGTGCGTTATCTCGCTGATTTCCTCAAAATCTTAGATTCGGCAGCTCATATTCGATTGCAATTGATCGATTCAGACAGCGCTGCTGTTCTTAAGACAGACGACGGTTACACATATGTTATCATGCCTCTATCACAAGCACGGTAA
- a CDS encoding DUF721 domain-containing protein, with the protein MSQQYEFKSTHAIPKAVPLSKALSELIALKGLGRIQGDQRLKAAWEQAAGEKIAGQTVVLGIKNRVVQIGVENSALLNELNSFHKTSLLQKLQTEYGKQDVRDLRFRLKSKAKNNSN; encoded by the coding sequence ATGTCACAACAGTATGAATTCAAATCGACTCATGCGATTCCCAAAGCGGTTCCTCTATCTAAAGCGTTATCAGAGCTGATTGCGCTAAAGGGATTAGGTCGTATCCAAGGGGACCAGCGCTTAAAGGCTGCCTGGGAACAGGCAGCGGGTGAAAAGATTGCCGGTCAAACTGTGGTTCTTGGGATAAAAAATCGAGTCGTACAGATCGGCGTTGAAAACTCAGCTTTATTAAATGAACTCAATTCATTTCATAAGACATCATTGCTGCAAAAATTACAGACAGAATATGGAAAACAGGATGTCCGCGATCTTCGATTTCGGTTGAAATCAAAGGCAAAAAATAATTCAAATTAG
- a CDS encoding DNA gyrase subunit B produces the protein MSETEENQVDTNQTDYDESNIRALEGVEGIRTRPAMYIGDTTLRGLHHLVYEVVDNSIDECVNKYASVINVKINADGSVSCSDDGRGIPIGVMPDMNNRPALEVVLTEIHAGGKFDREGGYKTGTGGLHGVGITAVNALSEWLEAEVRREGHVWTMSFAQGALKTPLQKLGKTKKHGTKITFKPDGTIFPDTKFLYDTLTKRLQELAFLNAGVKIRITDERSGQSDEFHYEEGLVEFVRHLNRTENSLYEEIIHIEGEQEAVQVDIAVQHNDGSHENVRCFANNIYNLEGGTHFSGFRGALTRTINAYGKKTNLFKDYTPSGDDFREGLTAVITVRVPDPQFEGQTKTKLGNSEVEGIVQTVVNENLTKFFEENPAVAKKIALKGLLAAEAREAAKKAREMVRRKGALTTGGLPEKLRDCRSRELDITELYLVEGDSAGGSADTGRDSNIQAILPLRGKILNVEKAQLVKILDNQEISNIFKAVGVPPGAALEDVTKRRYGKIILMTDADVDGSHIRTLLLTFFFRHMRELVNHGCVYVAQPPLYRVTQGKKVRYVQTQEEMMSQLVDLALGGSNLEHEDGTIFEGEMLEKLVDLVSDLEEPLDTLDRRGIDLKFMANNFATEEGLLPQYRIFLGKEQFWFSTQEEMSEFLKEEEAKRGDELQIADDNGNGEKSDAEADKESEEEFEKEGALQVTDLHEIRSINELLKKLRGYGIQLKDLYSPGNRNGEPIFPFCIHSGSSDVRLTNLRQLLPSLRDIGEKGLKLTRFKGLGEMNSEELWETSMDPEKRVLLQVGMQDAAAADEIFRVLMGDIVEPRRDFIEKHALDVKNLDV, from the coding sequence GTGAGTGAGACAGAAGAAAATCAAGTAGATACAAATCAAACAGACTATGATGAGTCTAATATTCGTGCCTTGGAAGGTGTAGAAGGAATTCGCACACGACCGGCAATGTATATTGGTGATACCACATTGCGGGGTCTGCACCACCTCGTCTATGAAGTGGTTGATAATTCGATCGATGAATGTGTTAACAAATATGCCTCTGTAATTAATGTAAAAATCAATGCTGATGGCAGTGTCAGTTGTAGTGACGATGGTCGTGGCATTCCAATTGGTGTGATGCCGGATATGAATAACCGTCCCGCTCTTGAAGTCGTTTTGACAGAGATTCACGCCGGAGGAAAATTCGATCGAGAAGGGGGATACAAAACAGGAACCGGTGGTTTACATGGTGTTGGTATTACAGCCGTCAATGCACTTAGCGAGTGGTTGGAAGCTGAAGTCCGTCGCGAAGGGCATGTTTGGACGATGTCGTTCGCACAAGGTGCTCTCAAAACCCCTCTTCAAAAATTGGGGAAAACTAAAAAACATGGTACTAAGATTACATTCAAGCCAGATGGAACGATTTTTCCAGATACTAAATTTCTTTATGACACTCTCACAAAACGACTTCAGGAACTCGCATTCTTAAATGCCGGAGTCAAAATTCGGATCACTGATGAACGCTCTGGTCAGTCCGACGAGTTCCATTATGAAGAGGGCTTGGTTGAGTTTGTAAGACACCTGAACCGCACAGAAAATTCTCTTTACGAAGAAATCATTCATATTGAAGGAGAACAGGAAGCAGTTCAGGTCGATATTGCTGTCCAGCATAATGATGGCTCTCATGAGAATGTCCGTTGTTTTGCAAATAACATCTATAACCTTGAAGGGGGAACCCACTTTTCCGGTTTTCGTGGTGCGTTGACGCGAACGATTAATGCATATGGTAAAAAAACAAATTTGTTCAAAGATTATACACCCAGTGGTGACGATTTTCGTGAAGGGTTAACGGCTGTCATTACCGTCCGTGTGCCTGATCCCCAGTTCGAAGGCCAGACGAAAACAAAACTGGGTAACAGTGAAGTCGAAGGCATCGTGCAGACCGTCGTTAATGAAAACCTGACGAAATTCTTCGAAGAAAATCCTGCAGTCGCTAAGAAAATCGCTCTTAAAGGGCTGTTGGCTGCCGAAGCACGAGAAGCAGCTAAAAAAGCGCGCGAGATGGTTCGTCGAAAAGGGGCGCTCACCACAGGAGGTTTGCCGGAGAAACTGCGCGACTGTCGTAGCCGTGAACTCGATATTACCGAGCTGTACCTGGTGGAAGGTGACTCCGCGGGAGGGTCTGCCGATACAGGTCGGGATTCTAACATACAAGCCATTTTGCCACTCCGTGGTAAAATTCTAAATGTCGAAAAAGCACAATTAGTCAAGATTTTAGACAACCAGGAAATTTCTAATATTTTCAAAGCCGTTGGCGTGCCTCCCGGAGCAGCTCTGGAAGACGTCACAAAACGTCGCTACGGCAAGATTATTCTGATGACCGATGCCGATGTTGACGGCAGTCACATTCGGACATTGCTGTTAACATTCTTCTTTCGCCACATGCGGGAATTGGTGAATCATGGCTGTGTCTATGTGGCACAACCACCATTGTATCGTGTGACTCAAGGCAAAAAAGTGCGGTATGTTCAGACCCAAGAAGAAATGATGAGTCAGCTGGTTGATTTAGCTCTTGGTGGTTCGAATTTAGAACACGAAGATGGAACCATCTTTGAGGGTGAGATGTTAGAAAAGCTGGTGGACTTAGTTTCTGACCTCGAAGAGCCACTGGACACCCTTGATCGGCGTGGAATCGATTTGAAATTCATGGCAAATAATTTTGCCACTGAAGAAGGATTGCTTCCTCAATATCGAATCTTTCTGGGTAAGGAACAATTCTGGTTTTCCACTCAAGAGGAAATGTCTGAATTTCTCAAAGAAGAAGAAGCAAAGCGAGGTGATGAACTGCAGATTGCCGATGACAACGGCAATGGTGAAAAGTCAGATGCAGAAGCAGATAAGGAAAGTGAAGAAGAGTTCGAAAAAGAAGGTGCGCTGCAAGTCACTGACTTACATGAAATTCGTTCTATCAACGAACTGCTGAAAAAATTGAGAGGTTACGGAATCCAACTGAAGGATCTCTACTCGCCAGGAAATCGAAATGGCGAGCCAATTTTCCCTTTTTGTATCCATAGTGGAAGCAGTGACGTTCGTCTAACCAATCTCAGACAACTACTTCCCTCTCTTAGAGACATCGGCGAAAAAGGTCTAAAATTAACGCGCTTCAAAGGACTGGGCGAGATGAACTCGGAGGAACTCTGGGAAACCAGTATGGACCCTGAAAAAAGAGTATTACTTCAGGTGGGAATGCAAGACGCCGCTGCTGCCGATGAAATCTTCCGTGTGTTGATGGGCGATATCGTTGAACCGCGGCGGGACTTTATCGAAAAGCATGCGTTGGATGTGAAAAACCTCGATGTCTGA
- the hpt gene encoding hypoxanthine phosphoribosyltransferase: MKVLIDQDQINSRVVNLGRELANEYQNRQLTIIGILTGSLVLLADLIRAIDVPHQVGLIQASSYRDKMTAGSLKINLDYLPDITGRDVLLVDDIFDTGRTMETLLEQVSQREPLSLKSAVLLWKEEATEVDLTPDYHCFKIPNHFVVGYGLDFNNEYRHLPFIASLEGSDLV; encoded by the coding sequence GTGAAAGTTCTCATTGATCAAGATCAGATCAACTCACGCGTTGTTAACCTGGGACGTGAACTCGCCAATGAGTATCAAAACAGACAACTGACTATTATTGGTATTTTAACTGGTAGCCTGGTCTTACTGGCAGACTTGATTCGCGCAATCGATGTGCCTCATCAGGTCGGTCTGATTCAAGCGTCCAGTTATCGAGATAAGATGACGGCTGGTTCGCTGAAAATCAATTTAGATTACTTGCCTGACATCACCGGGAGAGATGTGTTGCTCGTTGACGATATCTTTGATACCGGAAGAACAATGGAAACACTGTTGGAACAAGTCAGTCAACGCGAACCACTCTCACTGAAATCTGCAGTGCTTCTCTGGAAAGAAGAAGCGACCGAAGTCGATCTCACTCCCGATTATCACTGCTTTAAAATCCCCAACCATTTCGTCGTTGGTTATGGTCTGGATTTCAACAATGAATACCGTCACTTGCCTTTTATTGCTTCCTTAGAAGGCTCAGATTTGGTTTGA
- the truD gene encoding tRNA pseudouridine(13) synthase TruD, translating into MSEFNSEVLPYLTAGLPGIGGTLKSIAEDFIVEEIPVYAPSGEGDHLFLWIEKRNHSAQFLVQTLARQLQINPRDIGVAGMKDRYAVTRQWVSVPAECEPLLSEFAFEGITILEAQRHERKLKTGHLRGNRFSILIRNPCEEAFPKAKAIQEKIQQEGFPNYYGNQRMGRENETLLMGLKLLRDERVPGKYVRNKSLKRLALSAAQSCLFNRVLSDRISDHMLHMVLLGDVMQVCESGGVFVVDDVEREQERFSLHETVITGPIMGPKMKQPTHGVLEREQKILDEFSLELSHFSRYKKLTSGARRPFLIWPDQLKIEQTDDGILFQFVLPSGVYATMLLREFMKQESSVLPSSDSL; encoded by the coding sequence ATGTCTGAATTCAACAGTGAAGTGCTCCCTTACCTCACAGCAGGCTTACCGGGAATAGGTGGAACGTTAAAAAGTATTGCGGAAGATTTTATTGTTGAGGAAATCCCTGTCTATGCTCCGTCAGGAGAGGGCGATCATCTTTTTCTCTGGATCGAAAAACGCAATCACTCTGCACAATTTCTCGTACAGACTTTAGCCCGGCAACTACAAATCAATCCACGCGACATTGGCGTTGCCGGGATGAAGGATCGTTATGCGGTGACACGCCAATGGGTTTCCGTGCCGGCGGAATGTGAACCGCTGCTGTCTGAATTTGCCTTTGAAGGTATCACGATTCTGGAGGCTCAGCGACATGAACGGAAGCTAAAAACTGGTCACCTTAGAGGAAATCGCTTTTCGATTCTGATCAGAAACCCCTGTGAGGAAGCATTTCCTAAAGCCAAAGCCATTCAAGAGAAAATTCAACAAGAGGGTTTTCCCAACTATTACGGTAACCAGCGAATGGGCCGCGAAAACGAAACTCTGCTGATGGGGTTGAAGCTATTAAGAGATGAACGTGTACCCGGGAAATATGTTCGTAACAAATCGTTAAAACGGCTTGCATTGTCGGCGGCACAGTCTTGTCTGTTTAATCGCGTTCTCTCTGATCGTATTTCCGATCACATGCTGCACATGGTTTTGCTGGGAGACGTGATGCAGGTTTGTGAGTCGGGCGGTGTATTTGTTGTGGACGATGTGGAACGGGAACAAGAACGGTTTTCACTTCATGAGACCGTCATCACTGGGCCCATTATGGGTCCTAAGATGAAACAGCCTACGCACGGAGTTCTAGAACGCGAGCAGAAAATTCTTGATGAATTTTCTCTCGAACTTTCTCATTTTTCGCGTTATAAAAAACTGACTTCCGGTGCCCGCCGACCATTTCTTATCTGGCCCGATCAACTTAAAATAGAGCAGACAGATGATGGCATTTTATTCCAGTTTGTTTTGCCCTCTGGCGTGTATGCGACGATGTTATTGAGGGAATTTATGAAACAGGAGAGTTCCGTATTGCCATCCAGTGATTCGCTTTGA
- a CDS encoding DUF1559 domain-containing protein, protein MSISFKCKKCGKGYKVGDDKAGKKIKCRQCAAPVQIPKAEVDDFSEDWEEEAEYTPPTRRRARSKPKKQSKKKSASGSNQSVLIAFCIVGVLVVGGIGFFLFSSDKPGGGLAKAMTDKADAMVNGDAPKVKKSAVENMKQIGLAFHNFHDSFTRFPPADAHLVDGKPLLSWRVHMLPFLGQAELYKQFNLKEPWDSPQNKALLSKMPAIYTCDGISKPGYTSIMTFSGKDTPFTGGQGPQLRKFTDGSSNTILFVQAGPNKAVPWTQPIDLPLNAANPISVLGQSANGEFLCTLADGAVKKISSGTPAQILKNAIQPNDGNPAPL, encoded by the coding sequence ATGTCTATCAGCTTTAAATGCAAAAAATGCGGCAAAGGTTACAAAGTCGGAGATGATAAAGCGGGCAAAAAAATCAAATGCCGTCAGTGTGCTGCGCCCGTTCAAATACCGAAGGCTGAGGTCGATGATTTCAGTGAAGATTGGGAGGAAGAAGCAGAATACACTCCGCCGACACGTCGTCGTGCCAGGAGTAAACCCAAAAAGCAGAGCAAGAAAAAGTCAGCTTCTGGTTCAAATCAGAGTGTATTAATCGCGTTTTGTATCGTTGGCGTACTGGTCGTGGGTGGTATTGGGTTTTTCCTGTTCTCTTCAGACAAACCTGGGGGTGGTTTGGCAAAAGCCATGACAGACAAAGCTGATGCCATGGTCAATGGTGATGCACCGAAAGTGAAAAAATCAGCCGTCGAAAATATGAAGCAAATTGGATTGGCGTTTCATAATTTCCACGATTCATTCACTCGTTTTCCTCCCGCGGACGCTCATTTGGTCGATGGCAAGCCACTGTTAAGTTGGCGCGTTCACATGCTTCCCTTCCTTGGTCAGGCAGAACTTTACAAACAATTCAACCTGAAAGAACCTTGGGACAGCCCACAAAACAAAGCATTGCTCAGTAAGATGCCAGCTATTTATACATGTGATGGAATCAGTAAGCCGGGTTATACTTCGATCATGACTTTTTCCGGTAAAGACACTCCCTTTACCGGCGGTCAGGGTCCCCAACTGCGGAAATTCACGGACGGTAGCTCTAATACGATTCTCTTTGTCCAAGCGGGTCCAAATAAAGCAGTGCCCTGGACTCAACCCATTGATCTTCCCTTGAATGCAGCCAACCCGATCAGCGTACTGGGGCAATCTGCCAATGGTGAGTTTCTCTGTACGCTCGCGGACGGTGCCGTCAAAAAAATCTCGAGTGGAACCCCAGCTCAAATACTCAAAAACGCCATCCAACCGAACGATGGAAACCCAGCACCTCTCTAA
- a CDS encoding rhodanese-like domain-containing protein yields the protein MKWTCAVVFTLLITSMGFAVEHTKDSLATIKKNVESKKAVLVDVREKGEWDAGHVKGAIFLPLSSLQDGITAAEQKKLPQDKVVYLHCAVGFRAKIAASLLKKYNDKVRPLPQGYEELIESGFQKSK from the coding sequence ATGAAGTGGACTTGTGCTGTTGTCTTTACCCTGCTGATCACATCAATGGGTTTCGCCGTGGAGCATACGAAGGATTCTCTGGCGACGATTAAAAAGAACGTCGAAAGTAAAAAAGCCGTGCTCGTCGATGTCAGAGAAAAAGGCGAATGGGATGCGGGACATGTCAAAGGGGCGATCTTTTTGCCACTGAGCAGCCTGCAGGATGGAATCACAGCCGCAGAACAAAAAAAGTTACCTCAGGATAAAGTGGTATATCTTCATTGTGCCGTCGGATTTCGTGCCAAAATCGCCGCGAGCCTTCTGAAAAAATATAACGATAAAGTCCGGCCCCTCCCACAGGGCTACGAAGAACTGATTGAATCCGGTTTTCAAAAATCAAAATGA
- a CDS encoding methyltransferase family protein: protein MSPALVGLAVVGTTVFFAILLFVPAGRLDWILGWIYVGLFIINMIINWVCLQLWNPELIAARMRFSKGTKTWDKVWAALFAPLIIAIYIVAGLEFRDGASRLTEMAWPFGLVLFVLGSALLMWSMVVNPFFEKTVRIQTDRGHRVIDSGPYAYLRHPGYVGFMAWVLSTPLLLASAWALIPALLSVIGIAIRTALEDRTLRAELPGYTDYTKRVRFRLIPGIW from the coding sequence GTGTCGCCAGCCCTCGTCGGGCTGGCCGTCGTGGGGACGACAGTCTTCTTTGCAATACTGCTTTTTGTTCCCGCGGGTCGACTGGACTGGATACTCGGCTGGATCTATGTAGGTCTCTTTATCATAAACATGATTATCAACTGGGTCTGCCTGCAACTCTGGAATCCTGAGTTGATCGCGGCACGAATGCGTTTCAGCAAAGGAACGAAGACCTGGGACAAAGTCTGGGCCGCATTGTTCGCGCCTTTGATCATCGCGATTTATATTGTTGCCGGACTTGAGTTTCGAGACGGTGCCTCAAGACTGACGGAAATGGCATGGCCGTTTGGCCTGGTGCTCTTCGTTCTCGGCTCGGCACTACTCATGTGGTCGATGGTCGTGAACCCGTTTTTCGAGAAGACGGTACGCATTCAGACGGACCGTGGCCATCGCGTGATCGACTCGGGTCCCTATGCTTATCTACGTCACCCCGGTTATGTTGGTTTCATGGCCTGGGTACTCTCGACACCACTTCTGCTTGCGTCGGCATGGGCCTTGATTCCAGCACTGCTCTCTGTGATCGGAATTGCGATCCGCACGGCTCTTGAAGATCGCACACTCAGAGCAGAACTCCCGGGCTACACAGATTACACAAAGCGGGTTCGTTTTCGCCTGATCCCGGGCATCTGGTAA
- a CDS encoding ketopantoate reductase family protein: protein MNILVYGAGHMGSLYAALLKEAGEDVSLLARGKHLEKIREQGIVLEEFGSGRQTTTHVKTVASLEPEDTYDLVLVFLPRNHVEEVLPILARNQQTPSVMFLGNNAAGAGKMVEALGQARVLLGFPGAASVAHNNTIRYFILAKQEQPTTIGELDGSQSLRIKAISNTLRSAGFPVSICTNMDAWLKTHVAEISPTANALYMVHLDIHKLAHTREALLLMLRAIREGYKVLSKIGVPITPKIHLLFQWLPKPLLLVLMRRRLEDRTASIKIGHAVGARDEMKTLADEFQKLIRKAGLNTPSIDKLYQYLDEQPEPAADSDSRVK from the coding sequence ATGAATATCCTGGTTTACGGTGCAGGCCATATGGGAAGTCTTTACGCGGCACTGCTCAAAGAAGCGGGAGAGGACGTTTCCCTGCTGGCGAGAGGCAAGCATCTGGAAAAGATTCGTGAGCAGGGGATTGTTCTCGAAGAATTCGGCAGTGGGAGACAGACTACAACACATGTGAAAACGGTCGCGTCTCTTGAACCCGAGGATACCTACGACCTGGTGCTGGTTTTTTTGCCCAGGAATCACGTTGAGGAAGTGCTGCCGATTCTGGCCAGAAACCAGCAGACACCCAGTGTGATGTTCTTAGGTAACAATGCCGCGGGTGCCGGGAAAATGGTCGAAGCGCTTGGTCAGGCACGAGTGCTTTTGGGTTTTCCCGGAGCCGCCTCAGTGGCGCACAACAACACTATCCGATACTTCATTCTCGCAAAGCAGGAGCAGCCGACAACCATCGGCGAGCTTGACGGCAGCCAGTCACTGCGTATTAAGGCGATCTCCAACACACTTCGATCAGCCGGATTTCCCGTATCGATTTGCACAAATATGGATGCGTGGCTCAAGACGCATGTCGCGGAAATCAGTCCCACAGCTAACGCCCTGTACATGGTCCATTTAGACATTCACAAGCTGGCTCACACGCGCGAGGCCCTCCTACTGATGTTGCGAGCCATTCGCGAGGGTTACAAAGTGCTCTCAAAGATTGGTGTCCCGATCACACCAAAAATACACCTGTTGTTCCAATGGCTTCCAAAACCCTTGCTCCTCGTATTGATGAGACGTCGACTTGAAGACAGAACAGCGAGCATCAAGATCGGTCATGCCGTTGGAGCACGGGACGAAATGAAGACCCTCGCCGATGAGTTCCAAAAATTAATACGGAAAGCAGGCCTCAACACACCATCGATCGACAAACTATACCAGTATCTCGACGAGCAGCCAGAACCCGCCGCCGATTCGGACAGCCGAGTTAAGTGA
- a CDS encoding 6-bladed beta-propeller, translating into MSDHWLHRRDFLYQSLLSGACAMGARELAAQEKRLPVLGQGKFQYRPVAGWGVLDAKTPVKNCSAMVVDSKGRIFLLTDHLKNNVIIYNKDGQLLNKWGTRFPGAHGLEIVQEENREVLFITDLNRHRVFKTTLDGDILMELTYPKSIGKYASEKEFRPSWTLHLPNGDFFVLDGYGKDYIMRYNRDGKLLNYFGGPEGGIAHWGPHGGIIDVRGPGEPELVIAMSDQQTIKRLTLEGKLMEEISLPGSNPRMIQIVGDYMFVPHLADNWPKDRQSLGYISVLDRDYQIVSNIGGSAPRYVNGKLQPMQQQGGFFRHPHDLVVASDGAIYVPQFASGNTYPVKLVPET; encoded by the coding sequence ATGTCAGACCACTGGCTTCATCGACGCGACTTTTTATATCAATCGCTGCTCTCTGGAGCTTGCGCGATGGGAGCCCGTGAGTTGGCAGCACAGGAAAAGAGGTTGCCTGTGTTGGGACAGGGTAAATTTCAGTATCGTCCCGTCGCGGGTTGGGGTGTGCTGGATGCCAAAACGCCTGTGAAGAACTGTAGCGCGATGGTCGTCGATTCCAAAGGCCGGATCTTCCTGTTAACCGATCATCTCAAGAACAATGTGATCATTTATAACAAAGACGGTCAGCTGTTGAATAAGTGGGGCACTCGATTTCCCGGTGCGCATGGTCTGGAGATCGTGCAAGAAGAGAATCGTGAGGTCCTGTTTATCACTGACCTCAATCGGCATCGAGTTTTCAAAACCACGCTCGACGGTGACATCCTGATGGAACTGACCTACCCCAAATCCATCGGAAAATATGCCAGCGAGAAAGAGTTTCGTCCTTCATGGACGCTACACTTACCCAACGGTGACTTCTTCGTTCTCGATGGTTACGGCAAAGACTACATCATGCGCTACAACCGAGACGGCAAGCTTTTAAATTACTTTGGCGGACCAGAGGGAGGCATCGCGCACTGGGGGCCACATGGAGGCATTATCGATGTCCGCGGTCCCGGTGAACCGGAGCTGGTCATTGCGATGAGCGATCAGCAGACGATCAAGCGTCTGACTCTGGAGGGCAAACTGATGGAAGAAATTTCACTGCCCGGTTCGAACCCGCGTATGATTCAGATTGTTGGCGACTATATGTTCGTGCCACATCTGGCGGATAACTGGCCCAAAGACCGACAAAGCCTTGGTTACATTTCTGTGCTGGATCGCGATTATCAAATCGTGTCCAACATTGGCGGCTCCGCACCTCGCTACGTGAACGGCAAGCTGCAACCCATGCAACAACAAGGGGGCTTTTTCCGTCACCCGCACGATCTGGTGGTTGCCTCCGACGGCGCGATCTATGTACCTCAATTCGCTTCCGGAAACACCTATCCGGTGAAGCTGGTCCCCGAGACGTAA